DNA sequence from the Juglans microcarpa x Juglans regia isolate MS1-56 chromosome 5S, Jm3101_v1.0, whole genome shotgun sequence genome:
ATGTTGTTATGTCAAGCAAGTAAACAGGTTTCTTAATCTTACTTAACACTTCGTTCACCACACCGACGGCTGGAGGTGCACCGGCCGAATAGGTTGACCCAGATATTGGCTCGACTTCTCCATCACAATTCTTTTTGGGCCGATTCCACTCTGCGCCCCTGATTTAAGAAAACAGTATCAACATCTTTCttacaaaggaaaaaattactttacCCTCTCAATTGTACCGCTCCATTTGATtacttagaattttttttttttacttaataattaagaaagtgattttaagtgtattgagatatttttcttttatttttttaaaatatttaaatatattaaaaaaatatgaaaaaaaacccaaaaaccaaAACTGATAAATTTGAGTGGCAGAGTAGCCCGACCCTTCTTACCAATGAACATTTTGCATTCAACTTTCAAGCGGAATAGTTTCTATATTatcgagtaatgttaaatatagtttAGAATATACAAATCTTACacgttattttttaaaaaatatgacgTGTACTCACAGATAATGGGTAGGAGAGATGCCCTGGAAGAAAACCTTGGTTTTGGTAGGAACAACATTGAGGTCGACCCaattggcccaagtggtgagcCCTTTATAAAATGCAGTGAGACGGTCCATATCTTCGTACAAGTTTGTCCCTTCCCTTATATAATCCCACCTGCATATCCCAAAACCTCATCACCTGACACCTTAAAACATTCCGCCCCACCTCTCGGTCCATGCCAGAATATTACAAAGACAAAAACATAATCTTACGGTTGAGATCCTCCCGTGTGGGTCCACCAATGCCACGTGTTGAAGACCAGCATGTCCATCCCATTCCATGCCTTCCCGCCCTGGATTGAATCCAGCGTCAGCACTCGGCCAACGTCTTCTCTAATTATATCAACAAGGTATGGTGAACGGTATAGATGCAAAGTGACACCAAATTCCTGCACACACTCAAAATTTCCCCCTTATTcaaagattaaataaataaattaatcaatcaaacacacaaaataaattactataatatattttaaatttgttttataattgacATAATTCTAcgataattaattaatcacgAACTGAATTATAGGACAGCAAGAAAAAAGGTGCAAGCGTCGGTCAGGAGTCTTGTTGATTAAGAAATTCACGTGGAGAAACAGTAGCCATTAGCATTATTTTTCATCCACGAGCCCACAAAGTCACGACTCATCAGAATCACAAGGCgccaaagaaaatgattatttgagaatctttttttttttttttttccgaataatttagacttttagttttattatttgagaCCCTTTGCCTCttcaattaatatttaatgctaATTTCAAACAtacgagaaaaaaaatataaaaattttatgtaaattcaCTTTTACATATTCATTACGAattatattaatgtgattgattacgtcaatttttttaatataaaataactacttGATCAATTACATAGGTAAAGtgtacaaaaaaaatacaaaaataaatgcaGAACAACagaactcaaaaaaataattgtagagGGCGGCAAGAATACAACCTGTATAAGTGCTGCCTAGACAAAATTTTCCACCCAATACCTATGGTAATCTCCCTACGGAAAATACCATCCAATTCACAATGGAAAGAGCTATTTAGTATTTTGCCTCTCAAATTGTACCGTTTAAATGTACCGCttgataagttttttatttatttaataattaaagacaTGATTTTAAGtatgttgatatatttttttattttttaaaaatatttaaatatattaaaaaatgtaaatagaaaaataaaaaagaaattgaaaagtaacTGGTGGTAACAATTAGCAGTGGTACTACTctcggcagagtagcaccgctgcTTCAGCTATTCTGGTAGTCCCTAATAAATTACATTTTCATTTCGGCCATTATTGCTGTGTTCATAGGTCGGCAAGAGGAGCTTTTGGCGAGCCGAACCATCCAAATACAGTAACTCTATAAAGGAGCATGGTTTCCTCCGTTTCaggagctttttttttttttcttcttcgatCTTTTTAATGGAGCacaaaagaatattacaaaagTGAGGCAATTGTCCAAAGCAGAGTTGCAGTCATTCAACGAACGGAATTGTGttgattttgaaacaaaatggGCAAAAAAGGGCTGGAATTGAACTCCTCACCTGGAAAGTCGCAGAAGACAGTGAGTCTTTCCTCGTGAAGGATGTTTTTGTATTGGGCACCGACGCGTGAATCATACACGTCAACGATTCCCACATGTTCAGACTCAGCGAGTCGCCCACGAACATTATCTTCTTCCCTCCCCACCTCCTCAGAAATTCTATCCCATCAAACCTACAGACCAAAAAACCAAGCAGATGGTATAAAAAGCGTTTTGGAAACGGAGAGTTTAAACAAATTCTGGGGGCTTGTGTCTGTGCCCAGAAAACAAACAGACGTTTTGAATCTGAAGAGGCGAGATTACCTGGGTAAGTCACAGTTGTCAGGTTTCCAAGCATACTTGAGGTACTGTTTATCGGGTCTGCCATACTTTTGGCAATCGAACTCTGGGTCTATGAAGGGGCAGCTCGAAGAATCATAGAGAGGATAAGAAGCATCAAACACCCATTGTCCTTGGAACAAATTGCACCCACCGCTCACTTGCTTCCTACTCAAACTGCTCACATTGTGGAATTGCCCTGCTCTTGCTTGCTCCAAAGACACCAAGAGCAGGACATGAAGGAATGCAGAGATGAGGGCCTGGAAACAAAACCCCATCTCCGGTTTTTGGGTTCTCAAAGTTGATGTTAAAGATAAGCTGTGAACAGAAGTTGTCCGTGACCTTGGTTTATATAGGGAAATAAGCCACGGGTTCAAACTGAGGACAGAGCAAATGAGGGAGCTCTGCTCATCTAGCTATTTGTGGgctcttttttagttttagaaagTCAATGGACTCATCTCGAAATTGAGTTGGTATCAAGATCTCTCAGattccaattttattaattagataaaatcaAGGTGGCAGAAAAGAGTCCTGGACGTCgagaaagacagagagagagagagatgaacagAGCTCACATGATTTGTGATAACACTGATAAGAGgagcattttatttttaatatcttcTGACATGAGCTGGAAATCATGGATTCATTTGTCTCGTGTAATGTCTGTCGGGGTTGAAATTATGTATGTTTTTTCTCAGTCCGTGAAATCAAATATTTGTATAATAAGGGTTCTTGAAAAGTGCATTACATGATGATTCCACTGGTCTGCATGTCTCGGGGGATAAATATGCATCGAAATAAGCTAAACGAcaattgattagaaaaaaaagaagaagctaaACGACAATTGGTGAGCTAACTTAATTATTTGGGGAGAAAGTAAATTCACAAGTTCATGTAATCAATCCTGTTACAttctttaaaattctaaatcATGTCAATAAAACTCTCATTGCAACATGTGGACTAGCATAACGTTTATTGAAACAGTCCTCAAAGccttgaaataaaaaagaaaaagaaaaaaaatccaaaaatccaaGGCGTCTCAGCCACCAAACATCTTGATACAGAGGTTCCGCCCACGGGCTAAATGTTATTTTGTCAAAGCAAGGTAGGTCCAATCCAATAGGTTGGTGAACCGTGCATTACTAGATTTTACATATTACCGACTATTCTCATTATTTTGAagagtaattattagatatttacaatctattATAAGATGTCACCCACATCATCACGCTAtgaaattatctaataattctCTTGCTTTGGAAGCTAATTCTTGCGGTTGATTTAACAATGCAAGTTTTAGGGCGAATAAAGTCTACATATAGTCTCCGAGACTGTTCATCTAAGCGTatacagttatatttaaaaaaatttaaaattacaataatatccccTTACTCAatactgtaaatagaatttctcataatAAAATTTGCAACAACACTCATTTAGCGTAAGGTAAGATTCTCTGCAATAAAATG
Encoded proteins:
- the LOC121267625 gene encoding protein trichome birefringence-like 38: MGFCFQALISAFLHVLLLVSLEQARAGQFHNVSSLSRKQVSGGCNLFQGQWVFDASYPLYDSSSCPFIDPEFDCQKYGRPDKQYLKYAWKPDNCDLPRFDGIEFLRRWGGKKIMFVGDSLSLNMWESLTCMIHASVPNTKTSFTRKDSLSSATFQEFGVTLHLYRSPYLVDIIREDVGRVLTLDSIQGGKAWNGMDMLVFNTWHWWTHTGGSQPWDYIREGTNLYEDMDRLTAFYKGLTTWANWVDLNVVPTKTKVFFQGISPTHYLGAEWNRPKKNCDGEVEPISGSTYSAGAPPAVGVVNEVLSKIKKPVYLLDITTLSQLRKDAHPSSYSGEHPGMDCSHWCLPGLPDTWNQLLYAADLVV